The genomic DNA GTGTTCGACGTCTTCGCGTAAATAACTGCTGCATAAGCATGTGAGCTGGCATCGCAAAACCCATGAAATGATATCTGAACGCGTGAAATCATTCCCATCCACTGTTCGATACGAATTTGATTGAGCTCCGGAAGCTGTGACCGATACTTCAGCCATTCGCGGCAAAGATCATCAGGTAATGGTGAGTCCGAGGATAGACCCGCAGACCATAGTCGCTGAATGAATATTTTTCCTGTTACGATAACAGGCGATAAGAATCCAGTAGGATCGAAGAGTCGTGCCACCTCGCTGAGTACACGGCGCTTCGTTGGAATTtctactctttgacataaaTCGACGCGAAAGAATAACTGATCCTCCAGTGCGTCCCATCTTAAGCCCAAAACGGAAGCCTCACCAGCATGGAAGACATAATTAGAAAGTGACGGCTCATTAGATAAACGAATCATTACCTGACTATCGTTCGAGCTCCATTTTCTTAGAGTGAACTGTCCCGCAGATAAGACGGCGTCCACGTTCTTAGCCAGCTTCACTGCTTCGGTAACGCTTTCACAACTCGTTAAGAAGTCGTCAACATAAAACGAGGTTAATATCGCAGCTCGACCCAGCGTCCCTTGTTGTCTTTCGGGAACCACAGCTGAATTATCATAAGCACATTGTTGTAGGGCTCGCACTGCATTGTAAGGACTGCATGCCATGCCATATGTGATGGTCTTCAGGCGATACACCTGGATCTCGTCTGCAGGAGTCTCTCGCCATATAATTCGTTGATAGTCGCGATGTTCAGATGCAACCAATACTTGCCTGAACATCTTCTCTATGTCCGCAGTTATCGCCACTCGATAGCGCCGAAAACGTAAAAGTATACTACTCAGCGAATCCTGTAGGGTCGGACCTACCAGTTGATTCCAGTGCTGGTAGGTGCCGAAGCGTTGAACACCACGCGGAATTTCGTTGTGACCGCATGATGAGGAATGTAGTAGCAATTGGTATGATCATAAGGTGGTTGTACTAGTTCCATGTGTCCGAGTGCTGCATACTCCCTCATAAATGAAATGTAGTTTTCCCTAAGGACTGGATCCGCAACCATGCGACGCTCCAGTCTATGAAATTGCCGTAATGCCAGTGCGTAAGAGTCACCTAGTTCCGTTGCCTTTCGTCGCAAAGGTAAGTGTACGATATAACGGCCGTCTAAGGTACGGCTATGAGTGGTCTCGAAGATCTGCGCACATTCATTCTCTGGCAGATCCTCAACCACTGCTATTTCCTCCATTTGCCAAAATTTGGACACCAGTTCCTCCAACCGGTGGTCCTCCCTGTCTAGCGAAGTGGTTAGGGTGAGCAATGATTCCTTTGCAGGAAGGGTCACTGCTGTTGGGCCAAACACCACCCATCCAAAGCGGGTACGCTGGGCAAAAGGTTCGTCTGGTCCTCCACCGATGACTTTACCTTCAATGAGTCGCCCCCACACGTCCGCGCCGATCAGAACGTCGATAGTTCCAGGCGTACCGAAACGGTTGTCCGCCAAATCTATGTCTCCCAAATATGGCCATTGGTTTATGTCAATCTTCACTGCTGGAGTTGGAGAAGTAATGAACGATAAAACCAAAGCATCAATTCGCATTTCAAAGTTAGTTGTTGTTGATCTCAGAGTGAACGTAACGCTGCCTTTCACTCGAGTATTGATGGTAGCACCTACGCCTTCTACGCTCACATCACATTTCCGTCGATATAGCTGCAAACAATTCGCTAGACGATCCGTCACAAAGCTAACCTGTGATCCGGGATCGCATAGAACTCGTGCCACTCGCTGCACCGATGCTTCTCCAACGGCATATACACGCGCTGTTGCTAAAAGGGTTATCGGCTTTGGATTGGCAGCGAGGGGTCTCGCAGGTGCGGCTAGTCATGCCGTTGTGGTTGTCGGCACCTCCGCAGGTACCTCATTGCCTGCGGCTGCCGTAGTCGTAGAAGCAAACGTTGACGTGTTGATGGACTTGTTTCGGCATAGGATCGTGTTATGCTTACGTCCACAATTTCGACAGCTACTAGATGGACACTGTCGATAAGAATGACCTGTACGTAAACAGTTGTAACACATCTGCATTTTCTTAAGGGCTTCAAATCGCTGCTCGATACTAAGAGCCAATAATGTAGGACACCTGGCGATTCGATGCGCTAACCCGCAATGAGCACACAGAGCTGCCTCCGTGGTAGCCACATGGGCACTCACTGGTCGTTGCTGACGGGAAACCATTAATGAGACCGGTGGTTCAGTAACAAGGCTATGAGCACGTCTCTCTAGAAATTTCAATAGGTCTTCTAACTATGGAATTTCTGTAGTGGAGCACCTCATATACCAATCTCTCTTAGTTACCGATGGAAGCTTTGCCACCACTATTGGTACAGCTAACGCATCCCACTGAGATATGGGGGTATCCATCACACGCAATGCACGCAGCGACTCATGAACCGTGTCCACAATAGCAAATAACGATTGTGATGACTCATGGGTAGCTGTTTTAAGGTTAAGAAAACGCGATACGTGTATTTCCGCTAGCTGCTTTTTATTGTCATAGCGGTCCTTTAGAGCTTTCCACACCTCTTGATAGCCACCCGAGTATATTCCCCCAATTAACGGAACAGTAGCCGCATTGACTGCCTGACGAAGTTTTCCCAATTTGAACGCTTCTGGGTATGCCGAATTATGTACCAGTGTTTCAAAGGCATCTTCGAACGCTAATCATTTACACATGTCTACATCAAATAACGGGATAGCTAACGGGTCCAATTTGAGATCCACCAAATGGCCATCCAGATATGTTGTGGGACAATTGTGCGCTCCGTCAGCGACATTAGATTCAACCCTTGACGATGCGATGAGACGATTCAGTCTACTGCATGCCGCAGTATACAGCTCCTCTACTGATTCCAAAAGTGCATCATGTGACCCAATATCGAAGGACGTAGCTCCTCCTACCAGACGATTATGGTTCTCCATGAAGCGCTCAAAGTGTGATTCAAGCGACTTGAGCTCTTGTTGAAAATGAAACACATCACGACCTTCCGAGACACGTGCATGTATGCGCTTTATTGCTTTTACCGCCGATGAACGCCAATTGAGCTCCGCCATGAAACCAGACCACCGCAattacaaaatgaaattaaaatatttgtcctcacaggaggcactaaaatgttaaataattaaattaccaGCGGGTAGAGTTCTCAATGCTTTATTGGGATTTTAACGATTGTGACCGGTTGGCTTGACACCAAACCAGAGACGAATACAATCAGCACCAAGTGACAATCAGAGAAGAGAGTCGTACACACAAGTCCTCTGACATTTATAGGAGTtcaacggaatttaaaataccgTAACTTTAAGTATGCGTAAACAAACATAATTATAAAGACAAATGAATGATAAAAGAGAGATGACGAATATAAAGCTTAGATAAGACAGTATTGCCAGATTAGAGTTGGCATTATCAGAAAATTATCTTAAACTAATGTAAATAATCCTAAACAGATACTTTTAAATACGAAAATTGTCttttgtctcaaaaaattggAGAGTATAAGCTTTAAAAAGGAAACTTCTGAATTACTGGTGTAGTTACAAAAAGCTGGAGGCATTGCCAGTCTCTATGGAAATGGAGGTAAAttgggtataaaaaaaatacaaattaaattaattgtattGTATTAATTCATATAGAAGCTTTATTTATAgccatcttttttattttatgtgtttatTCATATGAACTACCAATATTTCAATTCTTTTTCGACTTGGACTAAATCAATTGTGTGCCTGgttactttatataatatcGTATCAAAAATAACTTATCTATTGTGAACTTTTACGTTTTGGCGTTTTTGACATTTCTCATTGGTTTTTGcatcaaaactaataaaaataatctgAAAACCATATTCAATTCTAATAAACAGCAATATTTGATCGCAAGTAACAACttagttaataatattaaatttacgcGATTGTAGTTATGGAAAAAAATGAGAGATCAACAACCCCGCAACCTGCTGCAGATCTTCAGACTCCAGGTGATGTTTCCTCCACTGCAACCAATCAACAGTCAGCAGCGCAACCTCAATGTAAAAGGCCACGTCCCGATCTGAGTTCACTACCCACTCGCCAGTATTTAGATCAAACAGTAGCGCCGATATTATTACACGGATTACAGACGTTAGCGCGAGAACGACCAGCAGATCCTATCAGTTTTTTAGCGGCATATCtgctgaaaaacaaaaaccgtTGCGAAGAATCGATACCAGAAAACATTTAAGTAATGTAAATGAAAGATATCACAACTAAATGTCTCCAATGAATTAAGGTGACACTCACCTTAATAAGTAAAAATTCGTAGTttgatatgaatttcaatttttgtaacTATGTATGTGCTGGATTACCTCAATAACTTTGAAGCGCCAACAATTTAAATCTGACAATTGTATTTCTcttgtattttataaaataactgGCTTtccctaataaaaatattttgtttaaatgtaaattaaaaaaaacatattttgtatcTCAGTCATCTAATTCCGTTTCACTGACTCCAAACATACCGGCCAATAGGCATCCGTAATTTAGAGCGTTTGTAGTTGTTATTTCACTTGGAGGAGTTATGGGTCCTTCGTCTCCTTGATATATGTATGGAAGACGTAGAATCCAATAGGCGCTTTGAGTTAGCTTTGGCGGATTTGGCAAACCCATACTGAATATGTATTCTCGTTCACCAGTTCGCAACTTATAATGTAAAAATGGTACTAATTAAAATCACAATTCAATTAGTTTAAATATACCTTTGGGTCTAGAATAACATTCACAGGTGCCTTTGGTGTAACCACGTGAACACGCATCAATTGTGCCACATCTGCTTTATGTGATCGACAAGGACAAGGAAAATATAGGGGCATATTATTATAGACCACTTTACTTCCACTGTCGCGTAATATGCCTACCATAAAGAGAACATAAgatagaaattttataaatgatcGGTTTTTACTTACCTGAACCTCCACGTAAAATCTTGTCCGCCGAACTCATCATAAATCTATGTCCACGGGGGCACTCATACTCACATCCAACAAATATCTTCAAAATGTGTACTTCGCCCATTTTTCGAATACGGGTTTTTTCATATGCCCAAGATGCTGAATGCTCCAGGCGCACATGCACATCCCACGGAAGCAAAAAATTGGCGCCCGAAAGAAATCCACTTTGAAAGTGCTCCAATAATCCTGTGTTGTGACTATAAACGGAACTAGGACCTACACAAACTAGCGACCAGCTAGGAAAACGCGGAAGTAAACCTGGGGGAGATTCAGTATGAACCATGCCTGGTAAATATTCTGTGGTGGATGGTTGCCGGTAAATACTACGTTCCTTGTCCTCAGCTTTTTGTGtacttttatcttttatttgtattatcaaTTCATTTAGCGACTCATCTGAGCTTGGTATATCAGCATCAACACCGATTTTATTCAGTTCATCAGTGGAAACTAAGCTGAGATTGGTATGTGTGCCCTGTGATGCAGTAAGCGGCTGGGAACACTCATCTGAGGCCACGGATTTAGGAGAGCGTAAATCATGATGCTGAACTAAATCGATTGAGTCCTGTATCGATAGTTTGGGGAAGGCGATTTCGAATTCTGCAGCCCTGtatcaattaatttaataaaaattagcaaTCATTAACtcaaatttgtttgcaaatcTATGCACCACTTTAATGTTACTAACCTATAATCATTAATAGAAGGTTCAAACACAGGAAAATGCACTTTTTTCACTTTAGCacataaattacaattatttgccATATATTGATAAAATTCATAATTAGCATGCCTTATGGTATAGGGATCTTCACGTCTGCCTTGCGTTCTACCGCAATTACAGGTTGATATGAATACATGTGCACTACTGTGCTCTGAAAGTTCCTTAACAATGTGTTTGGGTAGTATGCAGAGATTTCCGCGTAAACTGAGAACTTCACATTGTTGTTTACCATTTCGCCAATATCGTTCGCACATTTCCCGAAGTTTATTTTCGTTTACAGCGGTTTGAGTACCTCGCGCATACTTCATATATAATGTGACTGCTTCATCAACCTTGACAAATTACAATTTCaactataataaatacaatgaTAAACATTTGgtgaaaatattgataatttaCCAATTTTTTATGTACTGTATTGCTATAGTGTGTCAATGCGGGGTTGTTGTACATAGCAAACGCTTTCTGTAAGCCCATATCACAACAAGCATTAAAGAAtctgaaaagttttaaaatattgcattaatttaattcatagtcgatttaattttaaattattgataCTTACTCATCATCTATGtccattattttattgaaattttccaaatatgatttctgaaataaaatataaatagccATTATCAATTTTGTTCCACTGAATATGTTGAAAACCTTTTAGTTACATAATCTAAATCGTTAGCCTCGAATTTCGGATTATCCGGATTTTCGATGAAAATTTTATGCAGCATTTTGAAAGTGTCGTACCACTCTTTAGTTGAGAGTATCtataaaaaaacaatgaaaacaaaataattttccttttaagaaaatataatgcaTTTTTACGTACCACAAAATGATTCTTGCCTTTAAATTTAGTGGAGCTATCATCAAACCCCATTTCAAGTGCCTCATCGACATGATCCATCAGCAAATCCATAAAGTTACGTTTTTTTCGAAGGATTTCATTAGCCGATGAATGCTTATGTTCTGCATTACATTGTGTTAATGGTTTTCCAAATCCCTATCAGTAAAATATGTATAGCAATGAAGAATATCaacattcgaaaatttttatactttgaatGGTCTCAAATTTTCAAGATCATCTTCGTCATCTTCTTTGAAATTAGATTTTTGTAAGAAGGTTTGTAAAAGCGATATTGACTTTATCAAGGGATCTCTGCGCATCAATGAATCGGTGTTATAATATACAAACCGCTTATTGCTCGGAATAGAAAAAAGTGACATCGCGCTGCAggttaaaaactttttgacaAAAGTTGTAATTATattgtgtgaaaaaaaaaacctgtTGTTGGTAATGATAAATTCATTACGCAGCATCTTGTAAATACTATCCTCCACTTCAAATTCCAATTTAGATATGCATTCAGTtgttttttctacaaaataacATGAAATTACTTTTCACGTTGTTCtccattattttcttaaattaccATAACCATCCGGGTAGTTTTCAAAGATAAATAGTATACGTGGTGTACATAGACGGGCGGATTTGCCTAAAAATGTACCTGTGCTCGAGTTTTTAACGAGTTTCGGTAAGAATTTTAATACGTATTTGTctctatttttaaataattaaatttagtcagaaaatatttcaaatgttgTTTATTTCATaccttataatttttaaagctcTGAAAATCGACAACAATGACGCATCGAAAGTGACACTTAACTCAACAAAGACTATTAAGTGACAAACCTGTGTTGCAAAAAGCAGCATCCGTGCAAAACGATTACGCACGCGttgattaaataataaaaaatgtccaTACGTATTACGAGTTAAATCATTCTCAAGCATTTCCTGCATACATGCTGTGTCaaatgttgtttcaaagtgtaaAAAGAGCATTGACTTCTTACAATTATAATAGAAGTGAATGGTGCCCTTAATACAACAAATTGATTAATACGTTAAATAGATTTAGATGATTGTGGTTGCAGTTTACCTCTTGCGGTTCATGTTCCAACATACTAGGATCACTGTCCAATACGCCTAGCGATACCATTTTATTGCAATCCGAAAATGCGGACTTTCCTATTACACCAACCACAACCAATTTTTCATCGTTTGGGAAAAGGTCTTcgctagaaatattttttatattttatgataaCAATGATGACTTATAAAAGCATTTACTTACACCGAGCCCGTAGGAATACCAGGAAATTTCCAATTTTGGTATTCAGGCATTTCCACTTTATCCTTGATTTCCACTATGTTACAATTaactattaaattaatttacgtTTAAGAGTCACGAAAGTGCCAATTCACAGTTCTTTCGCCCCCTCTGAGGCGTACGTTCCATTGTATAAATTTACAAGTAACCAACTTAAGATTTTCattaatacacacgcaaaaatatcccacttggtacggcttgcctcgaaaattctactactagaatcacacttggtacggttACCTACTTATACTCTACTACTAAAGTCACTCTTGGTACGGGTTgtcaaccaatattctgctactaaaatgtccaaatgacacaaatctgctatagtgtgttgccgtgtaatgttttaaaatgtataactttaagaatgtttttattacatattcaaatatttttcggttgttttaattcctaaagattaaatatttattgaaattaaatgttcccaattttatcaaatatattattgtgtaacggtgatttagaatattttgtagctTATACAATGGTATGTTCACAATAAAGCCAACATGGCCGCCTCTGGGGAGTTAGGATGACGCGGGGTTAAAACAAGTTGCGCATAACAAAAAAACGCCGTAAAAATTatctataaacattttaatttttggttataGAATGATGTGTGTTGCTGTTAACAAAATATGATATTATACCATGTTGAGataggtaaatatgcggcatatttttaagctttttaattaatggacaaactgaaaatgttatttaactatgagtggatgggaagaaatatttattgtaagaGAATTCGATATAATAAGTCAtaataattcatataatcaataaaGCAAAACGTATCATttgaacaataaaacaaaattaatcatTTTAGATACATCAAGAAATAGTTTCCGAGCCGATGTTTTCTCCAATTTAggtatagatttatttaatcacaaattttatttacgttttatatatcaGCATTTAGCGATGAcaacatatgtttgtacataaaatattagcatattattatatagttctaagtttagttttaaaatatatagacttctaaaataaattatttattgaagttGCAATCGTTtctttatagcataaaatacggtaggcaaaccgtacatgtacatatgtacaatattttattataactctttacataagcaattaaaatattattatatagttctaagtttagtttttgaatatatagacgtctttaataaacaatttgttgaAGCTCCAATATcttaagagtataaaatacggtagatatCTCCTTTCCTAAAAAGTAGTTTAAAACTACCTTCCGCAACACTGTTACGTAATGCTCAGCATGGACGGACTTATTTTTACAAAGGTGAGTTGTTTTTgagtattgtttttaatataattattatttttgcataaatttataaaacttgtcCAAAAAGTTCATTGAATAAGAATTGCATCTTTCATTTTTCTGTGGTGaatgtttattaatttaccACAGTTTAAAATagccataaatatatattttaattattctggAATTTGCCAGTAATAGTCGctcttttaaaaatctttattaaactaaattaatttaattttgaaaaaatacaaaagttttacatacatataatcaactttttcattaattaaaagaaaatagaaatatGTAACCATTTTCCGGTCaaaagtcggccatcttggctGTCGATAAAAACTCAAccctaggcggacttgacgtttctccatggacACCTTTCAGCTGTGCTTTGTTACCATCGATCAGCTGATAGtttctctactccccctttaGGATGCTCTTGTTTACAACAGTGTACTACAGCTGAGGAAGTTCTGATATTCACAATAGAAAACTTTCGCATGTATACCTGTCTtctaattacaattttattacaaactACCTGCCCAGGCGAACCATGGTGTAAGGTAGTTGAGAAAGTCCCATTCACAGTAGTTTCGCCACCTCTGAGGTGTACGTTCATGATAAAACCAACATGGCGGCCATGGTGAGTTAGGGTTAAAACGGGTTGCGCATAGCAGAAAACgccttaataattatttatgaatatattaattttggttattaattgatgtttaatgctaacaatatatgatattataccatgttgatataggtaaatatgcggcatatttttaagcattttaattaacttattaattgacaaactgaaaatttaatttaactaagaGTGGGCGGGAAGAAATAactatctttatgaaacttggtacacatgtttcttggtactgcaagacggttggtattgaagatgggcgtaatcggaccactgccacgcccacaaaacgcctttaatcaaaaacaaataaattgccataactaagctccgcaataagatacaagactgataTTTGGTACACGGgttcacattagggagggacatctgcagttacaattttttttttaaactgggcgtggccccgcccctaaaaggtttaatgtgcatatctcctaaactgctaaaacGATAAagacaaaattcactggaagcaaatatttttagcacctctacctacagtgtgaaaatagcgataaaccaagcactaaacaagccagacacattaaattttatctctgggatggtataagatgattttataggaaccacgttcaaaatttaatagtgggcttggcaccgcccacttttaggtgaaaccccatatcttggttTCTGCTTAACCGAATTCAACCAAATACATagatagattaattttgaggtatgcaccgcgaccaaTGCTCTATTGTGCGAACTACATACCGGTATAaccatcattttaaatttcatctgattttttcactttccagtatgcaaatcaagcaacaataattatatcggggtaaaactttgcgtgaataatacgtttaaagtatgccaccttttgaccaaaaattatctaaattgaaccaaaactgttcaagcccctaggtactgaatatgtggaccccagtgtctatagttgactttttactgaaaatatcggtcaacatagaacaaggcggcaagatccacaaagaagttcaaaacgagtataccatttgactttgcgggagtataaaatgttcggttacatccgaacttagcccttccttacttgttaacgttttataatttcatttattaatatttaattatattttttcagcatttaacggtggatatatgtacaatattt from Bactrocera oleae isolate idBacOlea1 chromosome 3, idBacOlea1, whole genome shotgun sequence includes the following:
- the LOC118683201 gene encoding uncharacterized protein — protein: MFRQVLVASEHRDYQRIIWRETPADEIQVYRLKTITYGMACSPYNAVRALQQCAYDNSAVVPERQQGTLGRAAILTSFYVDDFLTSCESVTEAVKLAKNVDAVLSAGQFTLRKWSSNDSQVMIRLSNEPSLSNYVFHAGEASVLGLRWDALEDQLFFRVDLCQRVEIPTKRRVLSEVARLFDPTGFLSPVIVTGKIFIQRLWSAGLSSDSPLPDDLCREWLKYRSQLPELNQIRIEQWMGMISRVQISFHGFCDASSHAYAAVIYAKTSNTNGSMRFTLLTARTKVAPLKIATIPRLELAPALLLAETFQNVRDSLGLVDVPYYLWSDSAIVLRWLRKDPATLKPFISNRVRRIQELTSPARWHHIRSAHNPADCASRGITPAELLVHPLWWHGPKEAEMMYGDSSDVPLSKDESNVFLAENRNTTKFIVLIPMYTRRPNGHAILLTERFSSITRLLGTLAIILRWLGRRRHFRQPVIVAQEKHYTL
- the LOC138856019 gene encoding uncharacterized protein gives rise to the protein MRIDALVLSFITSPTPAVKIDINQWPYLGDIDLADNRFGTPGTIDVLIGADVWGRLIEGKVIGGGPDEPFAQRTRFGWVVFGPTAVTLPAKESLLTLTTSLDREDHRLEELVSKFWQMEEIAVVEDLPENECAQIFETTHSRTLDGRYIVHLPLRRKATELGDSYALALRQFHRLERRMVADPVLRENYISFMREYAALGHMELVQPPYDHTNCYYIPHHAVTTKFRVVFNASAPTSTGINW
- the Dpy-30L1 gene encoding protein dpy-30 homolog yields the protein MEKNERSTTPQPAADLQTPGDVSSTATNQQSAAQPQCKRPRPDLSSLPTRQYLDQTVAPILLHGLQTLARERPADPISFLAAYLLKNKNRCEESIPENI
- the LOC106624612 gene encoding nonsense-mediated mRNA decay factor SMG8; the protein is MPEYQNWKFPGIPTGSVEDLFPNDEKLVVVGVIGKSAFSDCNKMVSLGVLDSDPSMLEHEPQEGTIHFYYNCKKSMLFLHFETTFDTACMQEMLENDLTRNTYGHFLLFNQRVRNRFARMLLFATQVCHLIVFVELSVTFDASLLSIFRALKIIRDKYVLKFLPKLVKNSSTGTFLGKSARLCTPRILFIFENYPDGYEKTTECISKLEFEVEDSIYKMLRNEFIITNNSAMSLFSIPSNKRFVYYNTDSLMRRDPLIKSISLLQTFLQKSNFKEDDEDDLENLRPFKGFGKPLTQCNAEHKHSSANEILRKKRNFMDLLMDHVDEALEMGFDDSSTKFKGKNHFVILSTKEWYDTFKMLHKIFIENPDNPKFEANDLDYKSYLENFNKIMDIDDEFFNACCDMGLQKAFAMYNNPALTHYSNTVHKKLVDEAVTLYMKYARGTQTAVNENKLREMCERYWRNGKQQCEVLSLRGNLCILPKHIVKELSEHSSAHVFISTCNCGRTQGRREDPYTIRHANYEFYQYMANNCNLCAKVKKVHFPVFEPSINDYRAAEFEIAFPKLSIQDSIDLVQHHDLRSPKSVASDECSQPLTASQGTHTNLSLVSTDELNKIGVDADIPSSDESLNELIIQIKDKSTQKAEDKERSIYRQPSTTEYLPGMVHTESPPGLLPRFPSWSLVCVGPSSVYSHNTGLLEHFQSGFLSGANFLLPWDVHVRLEHSASWAYEKTRIRKMGEVHILKIFVGCEYECPRGHRFMMSSADKILRGGSGILRDSGSKVVYNNMPLYFPCPCRSHKADVAQLMRVHVVTPKAPVNVILDPKLRTGEREYIFSMGLPNPPKLTQSAYWILRLPYIYQGDEGPITPPSEITTTNALNYGCLLAGMFGVSETELDD